Proteins found in one Salinimonas lutimaris genomic segment:
- the mraZ gene encoding division/cell wall cluster transcriptional repressor MraZ → MFRGANTINLDAKGRLAIPTKYRQPLLDDCTGQLVCTVDLHHDCLLLYPLPEWEELELKLSKLSNTHPAERRVKRLLLGHAAEVDMDKSGRVLVPPVLRTYAGLDKEIILMGQLTNFEIWDAALWRSQVQEDMEIERGREFEPTERLQDLIL, encoded by the coding sequence ATGTTCCGCGGCGCTAATACAATCAATCTGGATGCAAAAGGGCGGTTGGCAATACCAACAAAATACCGTCAACCCCTTCTGGATGATTGTACCGGACAGCTGGTCTGCACAGTCGATTTACATCATGACTGTTTGCTGCTTTACCCACTTCCCGAATGGGAAGAATTAGAATTAAAATTAAGTAAACTCTCCAACACCCATCCGGCAGAACGGCGCGTAAAACGTCTTTTGCTGGGGCATGCTGCTGAAGTCGATATGGATAAAAGCGGCCGGGTTCTTGTTCCCCCTGTGTTGCGTACCTATGCCGGCCTGGATAAAGAGATCATACTGATGGGTCAGCTGACCAATTTTGAGATCTGGGATGCCGCCTTATGGCGAAGTCAGGTTCAGGAAGATATGGAAATTGAGCGTGGCAGAGAGTTTGAACCGACAGAACGATTACAGGACCTTATATTATGA